The Candidatus Nealsonbacteria bacterium DNA segment TTTTTCCTTTTGAAAAATGATTTTTTCCAATTTATCCCCCAAAAATTCTTTTATTTTTTGTTCCAATTTCAAATCCGGCAAGGGTTGAGCCAGAAGAATCTTTTCTTTACCTATCTTTTTTTGGATTTCTTTTTGAAAATTAATTATTTCTTTAAGAAAGGGCTTGGCAAACTCAATTGCCTCCAAAATCGTTTGTTCTTGAACTTCGTTTCCTTCAAATTCAATCATATTAACTAAAATCTGATCCGAATTTTCCTCTTCAACCCCGGCTAAAACCAAATCAAAAGAACTTTTCTCCCTTTCTTCATAAGTTGGATTTAAGATAAAATTTTCTCCAATTTTAATAATTCTTAAACAAGCTATTGGTCCTGACCAAGGAATATCGGAAATTGAAAGAGCTAAAGAAGAGGAAATAAGCCCCAGAATATCGGGGTCATTTTCTTTATCCCAAGAAAGGCAGGTAACTATTACCTGAGTTTCTTTTTTGAGGTTTTGGGGAAACCTAGGCCTAATTGCTCGGTCAATTAACCGGGCGGTTAAAATTGCTTCATCAGGCGGCCGGCTTTCCCGGCGAATATATCTTGAGCCCAAAATTTTACCCGCAGCGTAAAATCTTTCCTCGTATTCAACTGTCAAGGGAAAAAAGTCAATTCCTTCTCTTTCTAAATCAGACATTACAGCTGTTGCCAAAACCATGGTCTCGCCGTATTGAACCAAAATATCACCGGCCGCCTGACTGGCTAAATTTTTAATTTTAACCTCAAAATCCTTAGCCCCAATTTTTAATTTAAAATTTTCCATTATTTTTTTATCAAATATTTTCCAGGACTTTTTTCCAAATCAATAAATTCATCAGCCACTTCTTTTAGTTTTAACGAAGAGGTTTTACCAAAAGCGATTACCTCTGTTCTTTTTCCTTGATTTTTCAGATATTCAATCAATTGGATAAAATCGCCATCACCCGAAGCCAAGACAATGGTATCAATGCTGGGAGCGATTCTGATAGCATCAACCGTAATGCCGACATCCCAATCAGCTTTTTTTAAACCGTTGTAAAATTCCTGCA contains these protein-coding regions:
- a CDS encoding NYN domain-containing protein: MPIKHLGQRVAVLIDVQNLYHSAKNLYGAKVNFREILKLAVSQRNLIRVFAYVVRTKSGEEKPFFDALIKLGIETKVRDLQEFYNGLKKADWDVGITVDAIRIAPSIDTIVLASGDGDFIQLIEYLKNQGKRTEVIAFGKTSSLKLKEVADEFIDLEKSPGKYLIKK